One part of the Anopheles coustani chromosome 2, idAnoCousDA_361_x.2, whole genome shotgun sequence genome encodes these proteins:
- the LOC131264980 gene encoding uncharacterized protein LOC131264980, producing MEDVNIPSEPVESVGPTEGCEAGEEQELRQPADASDANETEQLEKILALQDGDSTKSSMESSFTVTDCNCSSLIERTDKLDANELQLDAKVSELIEDLIKPELEQCGEKLRALTIGETTVVACTTAGGGGAVVGGGDGSDSGVEFGAGSGSLTDTGVLQRALSNNSAGYASSCCGLDGEPNGMSMSCNSSMISYSSDIYDKTGSTVLCGRLSTDYCASEGGSESSSVTGGPVSSLRKAGGCAVKKKVAVKEPPASRSPRKSTESVSSSGRSSSRSRGSSLGRSVSLNLKSTPPASALSVAAAARERARSRDKSVSSTGTTASSSMSGSVNRIQQTPIKPMPPPRRPLKPDSLPTGIKDSPSGQRVTVSRTPSITRGRTPLGTPTDDGRWPSVGGRGGPSCGGGNTTPRSTRASSVVPEGLSVKTRVGPLALDGPSKPSTGTTGSPMSLPSGVDKFATLPRRRKERSAEDLKAGAGSGAGSRSNSVTREQVSNRMAMSLYKKVPTTATTTNNKSDQQGMASNKSISSSHSRLGAMASSLSSSSAAAKKLFQKTKIYHETSVQTAITCQDVEDAFGGNARNIRIDAVETATKQTQSDIRDKEMERLEEKLKKITTEYTTLMSKLSEKSQLVTSLEQKLLVEREEKLAAQRELQNNTDRVLGMLESMQAIPNNADTGDCDSLLMLESQLQLSGTVLEKKQDEIVRLQSICRALQMDMERSLKNQEELLRQKTELEEESSEMQDFLQVEKQSCMDALKEAEQEVALLRQSLQQRESSIERQQEECRHLVRISEQRRQEYLGMQAKYNALESRSKDILLQQGAAVSGASVALSGLGSRLDNLVEQLIASYNISEQDLEDVIYHNEAYTNSASSGDGSPEYEQTSDKYPSDSKHQQQHLQHQQQSQQQVAQGNAKSGFDGCDVPLSPQRGQSFIAAVISAIKNATSKTTSVKPAVPTNGAAGHANKECRESNGHESDSTEMLDSETEPCLMMDNVLEDVTMPDSHSHNMVSSSTRISQIEMPSSMESGVCANAPSGHMMMAHDESLDNLSQAIANRQQIELQSNMIASGRSSRFHHSTSSDQQARNSAATMASSAAAGGAITTATQDHTTASHSSSLDDDENSCCAEASMAEMPSICEYCNAQSLVDQVIDVDNLITKLLKVLRIVQMDNDHCIQELINHKNKLAISNEEIHDRVKEYEELNYKLQDDLKDAYHQLQLRGSELNSNKVELVKHRKEIDKLNEDICQLSTLCSDSKQAKKIVIDREEILNAFKLCNEDEAVPEQELSQFIVQACTEIPKLKTMLYEKEQQLAKMASNASNSPNIVMTASWHQALSEAKRQYEAIDRALETLDSVKSIVQQTPALMELQRDLEETNFAAASSFPLVTAAQLNHLNCAGANGNIAGGLNGNGNGIIDLNANETTTMGDNVAGGVVGAPAAVAGLQLSQGADASCYIDSTA from the exons ATGGAGGACGTGAACATCCCGTCGGAACCCGTCGAATCGGTGGGGCCGACCGAAGGATGCGAAGCTGGTGAAGAGCAGGAGCTACGGCAGCCCGCCGACGCGTCCGACGCGAACGAGACGGAGCAGCTGGAGAAGATCCTGGCGCTGCAGGACGGTGACTCCACCAAGTCGTCCATGGAGAGCTCCTTCACCGTGACCGACTGCAACTGCTCGTCGCTGATCGAGCGCACGGACAAGCTGGACGCGAACGAGCTGCAGCTGGACGCGAAGGTGAGCGAGCTGATCGAGGATCTCATCAAGCCGGAGCTGGAACAGTGTGGCGAGAAGCTGAGGGCGCTGACCATCGGCGAGACGACGGTGGTAGCTTGCACGACcgctggcggtggcggcgcgGTGGTTGGAGGCGGCGATGGCAGCGATAGCGGGGTCGAGTTCGGTGCCGGATCCGGTTCCCTCACGGACACGGGCGTGCTGCAGCGGGCGCTGAGCAACAATAGTGCCGGTTACGCAAGCAGCTGCTGCGGGCTGGACGGGGAACCGAACGGGATGAGCATGTCGTGCAACTCGAGCATGATAAGTTACAGCTCGGATATCTACGATAAGACTGGCAGCACGGTGCTGTGCGGGCGCCTCAGTACGGATTACTGCGCGAGCGAGGGTGGCAGCGAAAGCTCGTCGGTTACGGGCGGCCCGGTCAGCTCGCTGCGCAAGGCTGGTGGCTGTGCGGTGAAGAAGAAGGTGGCGGTGAAGGAACCACCGGCCAGCCGGTCGCCCCGGAAGTCGACCGAGAGTGTGTCGAGCAGTGGTCGGAGTAGTTCGCGGTCGCGCGGTTCATCGTTGGGTCGGTCGGTTTCGCTGAACCTCAAGTCGACGCCACCGGCTTCGGCGCTGAGtgtggccgccgccgccagaGAGCGGGCACGCTCGAGGGATAAGTCCGTCTCGTCGACCGGCACGACGGCCAGCAGCTCGATGTCGGGTAGCGTGAATCGCATTCAGCAGACACCCATCAAACCGATGCCACCGCCAAGGCGCCCGCTGAAACCGGACTCGCTGCCGACGGGCATCAAGGATTCGCCGTCCGGGCAGCGGGTGACCGTTTCGCGCACTCCGTCCATCACCCGCGGGCGCACACCACTCGGAACGCCGACCGACGACGGTCGGTGGCCGTCGGTTGGTGGCAGGGGAGGGCCCAGTTGTGGCGGCGGTAATACAACACCCCGTTCCACCCGAGCGAGCTCGGTCGTGCCCGAAGGGTTGTCCGTCAAAACGCGCGTCGGACCTTTGGCACTGGACGGGCCATCCAAGCCTTCCACCGGCACCACCGGTTCGCCGATGAGTTTGCCCAGCGGAGTGGATAAATTCGCCACGCTCCCACGGCGACGAAAAGAACGCTCGGCCGAAGATCTAAAGGCTGGGGCGGGCAGTGGCGCCGGTTCTCGTAGCAACTCCGTAACGCGCGAACAGGTCTCCAACCGCATGGCCATGTCACTGTACAAGAAGGTGCCTACGAcggcaaccaccaccaacaacaagtCGGACCAGCAGGGTATGGCCTCGAACAAATCGATCTCGTCCTCTCACTCCCGCCTCGGCGCGATGGCTTCGTCGCTCTCCTCGTCGTCGGCCGCGGCGAAAAAGTTGTTCCAGAAAACAAAGATCTACCACGAAACGAGCGTACAGACGGCCATCACCTGCCAGGACGTGGAGGACGCGTTCGGTGGGAACGCGAGGAACATCCGCATCGATGCCGTCGAGACGGCCACCAAACAAACCCAATCGGACATCCGCGACAAAGAGATGGAACGGCTCGAGGAGAAGCTGAAGAAGATCACCACCGAGTACACCACGCTCATGTCGAAGTTGTCGGAGAAGTCCCAACTGGTGACCTCCCTCGAGCAGAAGCTGCTGGTCGAGCGCGAGGAAAAGCTTGCCGCTCAACGGGAACTGCAGAACAACACCGACCGGGTGCTGGGCATGCTCGAGTCCATGCAGGCCATTCCCAACAACGCCGACACCGGCGACTGCGACAGTTTGCTGATGCTGGAGTCGCAGCTGCAACTGTCCGGCACGGTGTTGGAGAAGAAACAGGACGAGATCGTACGGCTGCAGTCGATCTGCCGGGCGCTGCAGATGGACATGGAGCGCTCGCTGAAGAACCAGGAGGAGCTGCTACGCCAGAAGACTGAGCTCGAGGAGGAATCGAGCGAAATGCAAGACTTCCTGCAGGTGGAAAAGCAATCCTGCATGGACGCACTGAAGGAGGCCGAGCAGGAGGTGGCCCTGCTGCGGCAAAGCTTGCAGCAGCGGGAGAGCAGTATCGAGCGGCAGCAGGAAGAGTGCCGCCATCTAGTCCGAATATCTGAGCAGAGAAG ACAAGAATACCTGGGAATGCAAGCAAAGTACAACGCCCTAGAGAGTCGTTCGAAAGATATCCTACTGCAACAAGGGGCCGCCGTCTCCGGTGCGTCGGTGGCACTCTCCGGACTCGGTTCGCGGCTGGACAACCTGGTCGAGCAGTTAATTGCATCCTACAACATCTCGGAGCAGGACCTAGAG GACGTAATATACCACAATGAGGCGTACACAAACAGTGCCAGCAGTGGTGACGGCAGCCCAGAATACGAGCAAACGTCCGACAAGTATCCGTCCGATTCCAAACACCAACAGCAACATctgcaacaccagcagcagtcgcagcAACAGGTGGCTCAGGGTAACGCGAAGAGTGGCTTCGATGGATGCGATGTGCCACTTTCGCCGCAACGTGGCCAATCGTTTATCGCAGCCGTCATAAGTGCGATCAAGAACGCGACTAGCAAAACGACCAGTGTAAAACCAGCCGTACCTACTAATGGGGCCGCTGGCCATGCGAACAAGGAGTGTCGCGAAAGTAATGGCCATG AATCGGACTCAACGGAAATGCTCGACTCGGAAACGGAACCGTGCCTGATGATGGACAACGTGCTGGAAGACGTCACGATGCCGGATTCGCACTCACACAACATGGTCTCGTCGTCGACCCGCATTTCacagatcgaaatgccgtcgTCGATGGAGAGCGGAGTGTGTGCAAACGCGCCCAGCGGACACATGATGATGGCACATGACGAATCGCTCGACAACCTCTCACAGGCCATCGCCAACCGGCAACAGATCGAGCTGCAATCGAACATGATCGCCAGCGGGCGTTCCTCGCGGTTCCACCATTCGACCAGCAGTGATCAGCAGGCGCGCAACTCGGCCGCAACGATGGCCTCGTCGGCGGCGGCCGGTGGTGCGATTACTACGGCCACACAGGACCACACAACCGCAAGTCACTCGTCCTCGCTGGACGACGACGAGAATAGTTGCTGCGCGGAAGCATCGATGGCCGAAATGCCCTCCATCTGCGAGTATTGCAACGCGCAGTCGCTGGTTGATCAAGTGATCGATGTCGATAATCTGATCACCAAGCTGCTGAAGGTCCTGCGGATCGTGCAGATGGACAACGATCATTGCATCCAAGAGCTGATCAATCATAA GAACAAATTGGCGATATCTAACGAGGAGATTCATGATCGAGTAAAGGAGTACGAGGAGCTGAACTACAAGCTGCAGGATGACCTGAAAGATGCCTACCATCAGCTGCAGCTGCGGGGAAGTGAACTGAATAGTAATAAGGTTGAATTGGTAAAGCACCGCAAGGAAATTGAT AAACTAAACGAAGACATCTGCCAGCTGAGCACACTTTGCAGTGATAGTAAGCAGGCCAAAAAGATTGTGATCGATCGTGAGGAGATCTTGAATGCATTTAAACTTTGCAATGAAGATGAAGCTGTACCGGAGCAGGAACTGTCACAGTTCATCGTACAAGCTTGTACTGAG ATACCCAAGCTTAAAACAATGCTGTATGAAAAGGAGCAGCAGTTGGCGAAAATGGCTAGTAATGCGTCGAATAGTCCAAACATCGTTATGACAGCTAGCTGGCACCAAGCATTGAGCGAGGCCAAGCGACAGTATGAGGCCATCGATCGTGCACTAGAG ACTTTGGACAGCGTAAAATCGATTGTACAACAAACGCCGGCCCTGATGGAGCTGCAGCGAGACCTGGAGGAAACGAACTTTGCGGCCGCCTCCAGCTTTCCGCTGGTGACCGCCGCACAGCTGAATCATCTAAACTGCGCTGGCGCGAACGGAAACATTGCCGGCGGACTGAATGGCAACGGGAACGGTATTATCGATCTAAACGCAAACGAAACAACGACAATGGGCGACAATGTGGCCGGTGGTGTTGTCGGTGCcccagcagcggtagcaggaCTACAGCTTAGTCAGGGTGCTGATGCAAGCTGTTACATCGATTCGACTGCGTAA
- the LOC131264981 gene encoding mitochondrial sodium/calcium exchanger protein-like — protein sequence MSSGKLLDFFTNDTPTYEAHQNIIVSLKTQPCSNVHSVHADERCLFVQETEHCRESAHYIDYMHFMYCIVDSSNVILFGLAVTGLCLIALTLACIIHNICVRRYVDAVLYVAKSLHLNEYIAGVTLLTYGNGLPQVLSMLKQHTTGDTELIFNQYLGTAVYQTSFLAALVISMRRFYIYPEVIVPNIITLLVTAILVEAFMYKEQVGILKTVILFVLYVTFLSALYTISLVLDRQGNRSRSQITVRDASGNALDISRTETDGNEGEQNSIWQILRTLRRGGFRNASLFGKIISLGNLLIEAITAMLLPQVNYGLPLHGWSKHLFTVNLNLFPLFFIYTAFVDVLDTLELGYVCLGSLATTVVLTTIIYCTTRTDRKPFFFNALALFTVFATSYLVMLLMYEMVAILETLSIIAKISSASFVITVLSWGNCWIDLVTSITLAKRGYPRLAFAACLGGPVFNILIGLCTVFCVQMIRTGSTTIHVRDGTSGPTCAAYLLVITLTLLLSVLFSRFQARTSLAFCLFTLYFTFLVYIVLCEFEITHGYGTDHNDDGEYFLDKIPNQR from the exons TTTTTACCAACGATACGCCAACGTATGAAGCCCATCAGAATATAATCGTGTCCCTTAAGACTCAACCGTGCAGTAACGTGCATTCAGTACACGCGGATGAGAGGTGCCTTTTCGTGCAGGAAACCGAACATTGCCGTGAGTCGGCACATTACATCGATTATATGCACTTTATGTATTGCATAGTCGATAGCTCAAATGTGATCCTGTTTGGCCTCGCAGTAACAGGTCTG TGTTTGATAGCTCTGACGCTTGCGTGCATCATACACAACATCTGCGTTCGCCGTTACGTCGATGCGGTACTCTACGTGGCCAAGTCGTTACACCTGAACGAGTACATTGCAGGCGTCACGCTGCTCACCTACGGCAACGGACTCCCGCAGGTACTGTCCATGCTCAAGCAACACACAACCGGTGACACCGAGCTTATCTTCAACCAGTACCTCGGGACGGCCGTCTACCAAACTTCCTTCCTGGCCGCACTGGTGATCTCGATGAGGCGTTTTTACATCTACCCGGAAGTGATCGTACCGAACATTATCACCCTGCTGGTGACTGCCATACTTGTTGAGGCGTTCATGTACAAGGAACAGGTTGGGATCCTGAAGACGGTCATCTTGTTCGTGCTGTATGTGACATTCCTCTCGGCGCTCTACACAATTTCGCTCGTGCTTGACCGACAAGGGAACCGATCGCGAAGTCAAATAACTGTTCGAGATGCTTCCGGCAACGCGTTGGATATAAGTCGCACCGAAACTGATGGGAATGAAGGAGAACAGAATAGCATATGGCAAATATTGCGAACATTACGACGGGGAGGATTTCGTAACGCCAGTTTGTTTGGGAAGATTATCTCCCTAGGCAATTTGCTTATAGAAGCGATTACAGCGATGCTTCTCCCACAAGTGAACTATGGCTTACCGCTTCACGGCTGGTCGAAACATTTATTCACGGTCAATTTGAACTTGTTTCCCCTGTTCTTTATCTACACGGCTTTTG TTGATGTGTTGGACACACTGGAACTCGGATACGTTTGCCTTGGCAGTCTGGCGACAACGGTTGTATTAACAACCATTATTTATTGCACCACCAGAACCGACCGcaaaccatttttcttcaacGCCTTAGCTCTTTTTACGGTGTTTGCGACCTCATATCTCGTAATGCTCCTGATGTACGAAATGGTGGCCATCCTTGAAACACTCTCCATCATTGCGAAAATATCTTCCGCTTCGTTCGTGATCACCGTACTATCCTGGGGTAACTGTTGGATCGATCTGGTTACCAGCATTACCTTGGCCAAACGAGGATATCCAAGGCTCGCGTTTGCTGCTTGTCTTGGTGGACCTGTCTTCA ATATTCTGATCGGTTTATGTACGGTATTCTGTGTGCAGATGATACGGACCGGGTCCACCACAATCCATGTGCGCGATGGCACATCCGGTCCAACTTGTGCTGCGTATCTGCTGGTGATCACGCTAACACTGCTCCTCTCGGTGCTATTCTCCCGCTTCCAGGCTCGCACGAGTCTTGCTTTCTGTCTTTTCACGTTGTACTTCACCTTTCTGGTGTACATCGTGCTGTGCGAGTTTGAAATAACCCACGGCTATGGAACCGACCACAATGACGATGGCGAGTATTTCCTGGATAAAATTCCTAACCAAAGATGA